One part of the Campylobacter sp. RM16189 genome encodes these proteins:
- a CDS encoding GGDEF domain-containing protein yields MKSYSEIKDLSQYIKASFYFWLILAGFVIHVTFEFIFIYSGNKLMMFYNIISIAVFGGALKFLHKHQKIALLACCTEATIFLTIATINLGWSAGFQAWFVPFIFLSITVPFKKRGIFYALGIIQSIIYIYLYFSTNLKISIFQINSIDDFLTRFNIIVAFMLIFFIERVLQISKAMEVIFLQKEIHEMENIANIDELTGLITRRQMNDILNKIDMSLKKDSGNFYLIFGDIDHFKVVNDTYGHKCGDVALAEISAILKNECRSNDIVSRWGGEEFLILLQSDRVGEKLNKNKVEKILNRIRKKVEEKIIEYNDIKFSVTITFGGVCSANFSNIPNMIHAADKQMYIGKKNGRNQVVIK; encoded by the coding sequence GTGAAAAGTTACAGTGAAATTAAAGATTTATCACAATATATAAAAGCTTCATTTTATTTCTGGTTAATTCTTGCAGGTTTTGTTATACATGTAACATTTGAGTTTATTTTTATATATAGCGGAAACAAACTAATGATGTTTTATAATATAATAAGCATAGCTGTTTTTGGCGGGGCTTTAAAATTTTTACACAAACATCAGAAGATAGCCCTGCTCGCTTGCTGCACAGAAGCAACTATATTTTTAACAATTGCTACTATAAATCTTGGCTGGTCCGCAGGCTTTCAAGCATGGTTTGTTCCATTTATCTTTCTTTCTATAACAGTTCCATTTAAAAAACGCGGTATATTTTATGCTTTAGGAATTATTCAATCAATAATATACATATATCTATATTTTTCAACTAATCTAAAAATTTCAATATTTCAAATAAATTCAATCGATGATTTTCTAACAAGATTTAATATAATTGTCGCATTTATGCTTATATTTTTTATAGAACGAGTACTTCAAATTTCAAAGGCGATGGAAGTAATTTTCCTGCAAAAAGAAATTCATGAGATGGAAAATATTGCCAACATAGACGAACTGACTGGACTTATAACCAGACGTCAAATGAATGACATTTTAAACAAGATAGATATGTCGCTTAAAAAGGACAGTGGTAATTTTTACTTGATTTTTGGAGATATTGATCATTTTAAAGTCGTAAATGATACTTATGGGCACAAATGCGGAGATGTAGCTTTAGCTGAAATTTCTGCAATATTAAAAAATGAATGCAGAAGCAACGATATAGTTTCTCGCTGGGGAGGAGAAGAATTTTTGATCCTTCTTCAAAGTGATAGAGTTGGTGAGAAACTAAATAAAAATAAAGTCGAAAAAATTTTAAATCGTATTCGAAAAAAAGTGGAAGAGAAAATTATAGAATATAATGATATAAAATTTTCTGTAACTATTACTTTTGGTGGTGTTTGCTCTGCTAATTTTAGCAATATACCAAATATGATCCATGCAGCCGATAAACAAATGTACATAGGTAAGAAAAACGGAAGAAATCAAGTTGTAATAAAATAA
- a CDS encoding M20/M25/M40 family metallo-hydrolase yields the protein MKQEELAQFLDELKQLTQIESPTSHIEGVNSVAKWFIDKANSLELKHKIIKLNSDKVADCLLISNDPEAQNFDILFVGHMDTVFPVGWGKDVPFKENDGKINALGVIDDKAGALLSLYVIKDLDLSKLNVAVFLNSHEETGSNFTKDQIREYAKKSKYCLVMEPAREDGSMVATRKGMLAYTVEFHGVSAHAGNHPERGRSAVVEAANFIVELSKLTDFSAGHTFNAIMTNGGTAQNVVPDFASVNFEMRYKFASSVEFCKQKLDEILSKPFVQGVTHKITLTNDEGPMIDEVNLPKIKAVFDEVAKESGVKVSWVDAGGLSDGNIASSAGCPTIDGLGPTGGNMHSKSEYLVVNSIVPKCNLILDVIKKIV from the coding sequence ATGAAACAAGAGGAGTTGGCTCAATTTTTAGATGAACTTAAACAGCTAACGCAGATAGAAAGCCCTACTTCGCATATAGAGGGCGTAAATTCGGTCGCAAAATGGTTCATAGATAAAGCAAATTCGCTAGAGTTAAAGCATAAGATAATCAAGCTTAACAGCGACAAAGTAGCCGATTGCTTGCTGATATCAAACGATCCTGAAGCGCAAAATTTCGACATACTTTTTGTGGGGCATATGGATACGGTTTTCCCTGTTGGCTGGGGTAAAGATGTACCTTTTAAAGAAAATGACGGCAAGATAAACGCACTTGGCGTGATAGACGATAAGGCGGGCGCTTTGCTATCTTTATACGTCATAAAGGATCTTGATCTAAGCAAACTCAATGTGGCGGTATTTTTAAATTCCCACGAAGAAACGGGTTCAAATTTCACGAAAGATCAGATAAGAGAGTATGCCAAGAAGTCAAAATACTGCCTTGTGATGGAGCCTGCCAGAGAAGACGGCTCGATGGTCGCAACCAGAAAGGGTATGCTTGCCTACACGGTTGAGTTTCACGGAGTCTCGGCGCACGCAGGAAATCATCCTGAGCGGGGTCGCTCGGCGGTAGTTGAGGCGGCAAATTTCATAGTTGAGCTTTCTAAATTAACCGACTTTAGCGCGGGACACACCTTTAACGCCATAATGACAAACGGCGGAACGGCGCAAAACGTAGTGCCTGATTTTGCTTCGGTAAATTTTGAGATGAGATATAAATTCGCCTCTTCGGTTGAGTTTTGTAAGCAAAAGCTGGATGAAATTCTAAGCAAGCCTTTTGTGCAAGGCGTAACGCATAAAATAACCTTAACAAACGACGAAGGTCCTATGATAGATGAGGTAAATTTGCCAAAGATCAAAGCAGTGTTTGACGAAGTTGCAAAAGAAAGCGGAGTCAAAGTAAGCTGGGTCGATGCGGGCGGATTAAGCGACGGAAACATCGCATCTTCAGCGGGTTGTCCTACTATAGACGGACTTGGACCCACAGGCGGCAACATGCACTCAAAGAGCGAATATCTAGTCGTAAACTCAATCGTACCAAAGTGCAATCTAATCCTAGACGTCATCAAAAAGATAGTCTAA
- a CDS encoding YjiG family protein, translated as MSDKTNNKLLTDVFVEGARKGWDIAIHNTIPNVLMAFVIIYILNVSGALKIIGNYLGFIMVPLGLPGESIAVFMAAFLSWGGSAGVLVALVQAGTLTAGDIAVLLPGMALVGSTVQYMGRVLGVLGIPGRHYAVLFGICILNAYLAMFVMSIIV; from the coding sequence ATGAGTGATAAAACAAATAACAAACTACTAACTGACGTATTCGTAGAAGGTGCAAGAAAAGGCTGGGATATCGCTATCCACAACACTATCCCAAACGTTTTGATGGCGTTTGTGATAATCTACATCCTAAACGTATCAGGCGCACTTAAAATCATAGGAAACTATCTTGGCTTCATCATGGTGCCGCTTGGGCTTCCTGGTGAGTCCATAGCCGTATTTATGGCTGCATTTTTAAGCTGGGGAGGCTCGGCGGGCGTGCTTGTAGCCTTGGTTCAAGCAGGCACGTTAACCGCAGGCGACATAGCCGTATTGCTTCCAGGAATGGCGCTTGTAGGCTCAACCGTGCAGTATATGGGTAGAGTTTTGGGCGTGCTTGGAATTCCGGGCAGACACTATGCGGTGCTTTTTGGAATTTGTATCCTGAACGCCTATCTTGCGATGTTTGTAATGAGCATCATCGTCTAA
- a CDS encoding nucleoside recognition domain-containing protein has translation MQETRDTKKLIIGTVALIAAIVFFGGFTKDIAGGIFDFSKLTGQFPEWFKTAGGTSAKGGFLFALSLVPSVMLALGFVAIFERYYALYAASAWLTPILKPMIGIPGACSISLMASTQSTDAGSSTAKFLRQEGKMTHKELLIFAAFQFSAGAMITNFLASFAPLLVIPDKNGALAPASIALCLGIIFVFKVFGANLMRLYVKKFVKDDEVEV, from the coding sequence ATGCAAGAGACAAGAGATACGAAAAAGCTGATTATCGGCACCGTTGCTTTGATAGCGGCTATAGTTTTCTTTGGCGGCTTTACCAAAGATATTGCAGGCGGAATTTTTGACTTCAGCAAGCTCACGGGTCAATTCCCCGAGTGGTTTAAGACTGCGGGCGGAACTAGCGCAAAAGGCGGATTTTTATTTGCATTAAGCCTCGTTCCTAGCGTTATGCTTGCACTTGGATTTGTTGCGATATTTGAAAGATACTACGCTTTATATGCGGCTTCGGCTTGGCTTACTCCTATCTTAAAGCCTATGATAGGGATCCCCGGAGCTTGCTCGATATCGCTTATGGCAAGCACTCAAAGTACTGATGCCGGTAGCTCTACGGCGAAATTTTTGCGTCAAGAGGGCAAGATGACACACAAGGAGCTTTTGATATTTGCGGCGTTTCAATTTAGCGCGGGAGCTATGATTACGAATTTCTTAGCATCTTTTGCGCCGTTACTTGTGATACCGGATAAAAACGGGGCTTTAGCGCCTGCTTCTATCGCGCTTTGCCTGGGTATAATCTTTGTTTTTAAAGTTTTTGGTGCAAATTTAATGAGACTTTATGTCAAAAAATTCGTAAAAGATGACGAGGTTGAAGTATGA
- a CDS encoding peptidase M3: MEEQTLPQWRFDDAYVGFEHENFTRSLKSAKDIINKALSLIYSKEFLVKDLAGLYEEGFDKLSSLKAFCRCKMSENTKDEQAIAIKSEIQSEISKLEMIKQEMVAKFSKLSDEEWEKFGLSHWKFYYEEQKNSWSKNLKNKEIFAELEQSSFTPIYAIFTHLNNLIDIKAQDSFGEVKNYSFAKCGGILKGSPDSVLRKNIFNELSKHYEKHAPIYVDALNMLHGFRQAKFKEAKCDIFLPSFEQNKISHEAINAMHSALKKRVSKIREAVTLRAPYLGKERMSACDLLAPSPFSTKAQIPYHQAISTIKSALSEVSEEISGFIDLMLKNRWIEASTRENKAAGAFYTRFNELKQARVFSTYMGTEAHMIQQAHELGHAWHYWIMRDMPSIRTEFPMSLAEVASTFNEAVLREYLKKNADKNSLFNILWQELKSAANFMLHIPVRYSFETEFIKARSSGLVTPKETNEMMKNAWQKWYAGSTQDTEEFLPYFKLHFYKIDQYIYNYPYTVGYLLSQFLIAKFRAKEPNFFEIYKAFLRDTGSMSVDDIIKKHFKKDIKKNEFWIECIDGALGYVEEFKALSKK, from the coding sequence ATGGAGGAGCAAACCCTGCCGCAATGGAGATTTGATGATGCTTATGTCGGTTTTGAGCATGAGAATTTTACTCGCTCGCTAAAAAGCGCAAAGGATATAATAAACAAGGCTTTGAGCCTGATTTATTCAAAGGAATTTTTAGTTAAAGATCTTGCAGGGCTTTACGAGGAAGGCTTTGACAAGCTATCTTCTTTAAAGGCGTTTTGTCGCTGCAAAATGAGCGAAAACACCAAAGACGAACAAGCTATCGCGATAAAGTCAGAAATTCAAAGCGAAATTTCAAAACTTGAGATGATAAAGCAAGAGATGGTAGCTAAATTTAGCAAATTAAGCGATGAAGAGTGGGAAAAATTTGGACTTTCGCACTGGAAATTTTACTACGAAGAGCAAAAAAACAGCTGGAGTAAAAATTTAAAAAATAAAGAAATTTTTGCCGAGCTTGAGCAGAGTAGCTTTACTCCGATATATGCGATTTTTACGCATTTAAACAACCTCATCGACATCAAGGCACAAGATAGCTTTGGCGAAGTAAAAAACTATAGCTTTGCAAAGTGCGGAGGCATTTTAAAGGGCTCACCAGATAGCGTGCTTCGCAAAAATATCTTTAATGAGCTTAGCAAACACTACGAAAAGCACGCGCCGATTTATGTGGATGCCTTAAATATGCTGCACGGCTTTAGGCAAGCTAAATTTAAAGAGGCGAAATGCGATATTTTTTTGCCGAGTTTTGAGCAAAATAAAATCAGCCATGAAGCGATAAATGCGATGCACTCGGCACTTAAAAAGCGAGTTAGCAAGATAAGAGAGGCGGTAACTTTAAGAGCGCCATATCTTGGTAAAGAGCGCATGAGTGCGTGCGATCTGCTTGCGCCTTCACCATTTTCTACTAAAGCGCAAATTCCGTATCATCAAGCGATATCCACGATAAAATCAGCCCTAAGCGAAGTTAGCGAGGAAATTTCCGGCTTTATAGATCTTATGCTTAAAAACCGCTGGATAGAGGCAAGCACAAGAGAGAACAAAGCCGCAGGTGCCTTTTATACGAGATTTAACGAGCTTAAGCAGGCTAGAGTATTTTCTACCTACATGGGCACCGAGGCGCACATGATACAGCAAGCTCACGAGCTGGGGCATGCGTGGCACTACTGGATAATGCGCGATATGCCAAGCATCCGGACTGAATTTCCAATGAGCCTAGCCGAGGTTGCAAGCACTTTTAACGAAGCCGTTTTAAGAGAGTATCTTAAGAAAAATGCGGATAAAAATTCGCTCTTTAATATCCTTTGGCAAGAGCTTAAATCAGCAGCAAATTTCATGCTTCACATTCCTGTCAGATATAGCTTTGAGACCGAATTTATCAAGGCTAGAAGCAGCGGCTTAGTAACGCCAAAAGAGACAAACGAGATGATGAAAAACGCTTGGCAAAAATGGTATGCCGGTAGCACGCAAGACACGGAAGAGTTTTTGCCATACTTTAAGCTGCATTTTTACAAAATCGATCAATACATCTACAACTACCCTTACACGGTAGGATATCTATTATCGCAGTTTTTGATAGCAAAATTTAGGGCTAAAGAGCCAAATTTCTTTGAAATTTACAAAGCGTTTTTAAGAGATACAGGCTCAATGAGTGTAGATGATATCATCAAAAAGCACTTTAAAAAAGATATCAAAAAAAATGAATTTTGGATTGAGTGTATCGATGGCGCGCTTGGTTATGTAGAGGAATTTAAGGCGCTTAGCAAAAAATAA
- the dcuC gene encoding C4-dicarboxylate transporter DcuC: MLGVIIGSVVLFIVGWAIIKGKYAPLTLFLSGVFMLICSIVLQTGKFMPKKATPTGNEYLDIVEYIRYMFSDRMADLGLLIMFMVGFVTYMTHIGANSAFVSLTTGRLAKIKSPYFMIFVAFAIAKLISMVITSAAGLGVLCLALLGPILISLGLNKLTVGSICCMSGAASMVLIGASTAASAKATSLSLLDYVFLYKIPAALPTSIVIGIALVFWNRYLDKKEGWVCSEHVGESIEFDEATKPPTASAPKIYAILPFLPMILVVVFSEYCLKSIKLNISAIILLSVIIAMCFETIRHGFKFEPLAEGLKVFLQAMGRSLSGVVALIIAAGVFAQGFKSLGMLDSIVSLANTLGLGGFGMSVVFVLITTVVAIIAGSNGASFYPLVELAPQIATKLNVSSVMLVLPMHQASTIARPLSPVAGVVVAIAGMLKCNPLSLVKRCSVPAILGLISHHIFVFLLVL; this comes from the coding sequence ATGCTTGGCGTTATCATCGGTTCAGTAGTGCTATTTATCGTCGGTTGGGCGATTATCAAGGGTAAATACGCACCGCTTACGCTGTTTTTATCGGGTGTATTTATGCTTATTTGCTCTATCGTTCTTCAAACAGGCAAATTTATGCCTAAAAAGGCCACGCCTACGGGCAACGAGTACCTAGACATCGTAGAGTACATCCGCTATATGTTTTCAGACCGCATGGCTGATCTTGGGCTTCTTATCATGTTTATGGTCGGTTTTGTCACTTACATGACGCATATCGGAGCAAACAGTGCTTTCGTCTCGCTTACCACAGGACGGCTTGCAAAGATAAAAAGCCCCTATTTTATGATATTTGTCGCATTTGCCATAGCAAAGCTCATAAGCATGGTTATCACGAGTGCCGCCGGACTTGGCGTGCTCTGCCTTGCGCTTCTTGGGCCTATCCTTATCTCGCTTGGATTAAACAAACTCACAGTAGGCTCTATCTGCTGCATGTCAGGTGCCGCTTCGATGGTGCTCATAGGCGCTTCAACCGCCGCTTCGGCTAAAGCCACTTCGCTTTCGCTGCTTGATTATGTCTTTTTATACAAAATTCCAGCCGCGCTTCCAACCTCTATCGTTATCGGCATAGCGCTAGTTTTTTGGAATAGATACTTGGACAAAAAAGAGGGCTGGGTATGCAGCGAGCACGTGGGAGAGAGCATAGAATTTGACGAAGCTACAAAGCCTCCTACTGCGAGTGCACCTAAAATTTATGCGATTTTGCCGTTTTTACCGATGATTTTGGTGGTTGTTTTTTCCGAATACTGCCTCAAATCAATCAAACTAAACATCTCAGCCATCATCCTGCTCTCAGTCATCATCGCGATGTGCTTTGAGACGATCAGGCATGGATTCAAATTTGAGCCGTTAGCGGAGGGACTGAAGGTCTTTTTGCAAGCCATGGGACGCAGTTTAAGCGGAGTGGTCGCCCTCATCATAGCAGCAGGAGTCTTTGCTCAAGGCTTTAAGTCATTAGGCATGCTTGATAGTATCGTAAGCCTTGCAAATACGCTTGGACTGGGAGGCTTTGGTATGTCGGTCGTGTTTGTGCTTATCACGACTGTGGTCGCCATCATCGCGGGCTCAAACGGTGCCAGCTTTTATCCGCTTGTCGAGCTTGCACCGCAGATCGCAACCAAACTAAACGTAAGCTCGGTGATGCTTGTTCTTCCTATGCATCAAGCCTCAACCATCGCGCGTCCGCTATCGCCTGTTGCAGGAGTGGTGGTAGCCATAGCAGGAATGCTAAAATGCAACCCGCTAAGTCTGGTAAAACGCTGCTCGGTTCCTGCCATACTGGGACTTATCAGTCATCATATATTTGTATTTTTACTTGTGCTTTAA
- a CDS encoding SCO family protein, translating into MKLFSSIVVFIMIISAGVFLGIKYANGGVYNFSAKSVNGDITLKSFDGKYKIIYFGFGSCPDVCPATLGLVSSVLGELKRDDIVVLFITLDPERDTPQAMDEYAKYFYPNSYGLVVDDLKKVTATYGAKYKKIRLEKSAMDYSVAHSSSIYLLDKKGKLVSEVSNLTIENIRDSIKELVKN; encoded by the coding sequence ATGAAGCTTTTTTCTTCGATCGTCGTGTTTATAATGATCATCTCCGCAGGGGTATTTTTGGGCATCAAATACGCAAACGGAGGAGTTTATAACTTCAGTGCCAAGAGCGTTAACGGCGATATAACTCTAAAAAGCTTTGACGGTAAATATAAAATCATCTACTTTGGCTTTGGCTCCTGTCCCGATGTCTGTCCTGCTACGCTTGGGCTTGTTAGCAGCGTACTTGGCGAGCTTAAAAGAGATGATATCGTAGTGCTTTTTATCACGCTTGATCCCGAGCGCGACACGCCACAAGCGATGGATGAATACGCCAAATACTTCTATCCCAACTCCTACGGTCTTGTAGTGGATGATCTAAAAAAAGTTACCGCAACTTACGGAGCTAAATACAAAAAGATAAGGCTTGAAAAATCAGCCATGGACTACTCCGTAGCTCACAGCTCGTCTATATATCTGCTTGATAAAAAAGGTAAGTTAGTAAGTGAAGTTTCAAATTTAACGATAGAAAATATAAGAGATAGTATCAAAGAGCTGGTAAAAAACTAA
- a CDS encoding copper chaperone PCu(A)C, with translation MKKTLSALALVAAFCAANAADIEVSNAFAKATPPHVKNSAAFMDIKNNTDKAVKLIAASSNISKTAELHTHKHAEGMMQMIQVDNIEIPAKSEVNLKPGGLHVMFMNIFAPVKEGDKIDVTLEFDNGSKVELKDVVAKPVMKKESMHKH, from the coding sequence ATGAAAAAAACGTTATCAGCCTTGGCTTTAGTCGCGGCTTTTTGCGCGGCAAATGCAGCAGACATTGAGGTTTCAAACGCTTTTGCAAAAGCCACTCCTCCGCACGTGAAAAATAGCGCTGCATTTATGGATATCAAAAATAATACCGATAAAGCCGTAAAGCTTATAGCAGCCAGCTCAAATATCTCAAAAACAGCCGAGCTGCACACTCATAAGCACGCAGAGGGCATGATGCAGATGATTCAGGTTGATAATATAGAAATTCCCGCTAAAAGCGAAGTGAACCTAAAACCGGGCGGACTTCACGTGATGTTTATGAATATATTTGCTCCGGTTAAAGAAGGCGATAAGATAGACGTAACGCTTGAGTTTGATAACGGCTCAAAAGTCGAGCTTAAAGACGTGGTCGCTAAGCCGGTCATGAAAAAAGAAAGTATGCATAAGCACTAA
- a CDS encoding L,D-transpeptidase family protein — MKKLFIYCMLAAFAFANTENLKEISYWKDKFVGKDLKFGYYEAKTTIITVNKYTKDMRTFFYEDGVLAEKFTQNVITGKKGDKQKEGDLKTPVGLYDITSRFTPPDRYYGPLAFELSYPNLLDKISKKTGSGIWIHGFPMDGRRDNEVRTRGCVAMDNDRLLKFGKVIEDNGLVLIDEMHDTLANDDDIAFVMAFVFKWKSAWRKNDIDKYLKFYSKDFVRFDGMNFGEFVKFKKRIFAKNEQKEIKFSNFAVTPYPNEQNLKIYRVVFHEDYSAPSHKFSGKKELYVRLENGKVKIITER, encoded by the coding sequence TTGAAAAAATTATTTATATATTGCATGTTAGCTGCTTTTGCCTTCGCAAACACTGAAAATTTAAAAGAGATTAGCTACTGGAAGGATAAATTTGTCGGCAAGGACTTGAAATTTGGCTACTATGAAGCAAAAACTACGATAATAACTGTAAATAAATACACCAAAGATATGCGGACATTTTTTTACGAAGATGGCGTTTTGGCTGAAAAATTTACTCAAAATGTAATAACGGGCAAAAAAGGCGATAAGCAAAAAGAGGGCGATTTGAAAACCCCTGTTGGCTTATATGACATAACTAGCCGCTTTACTCCGCCTGATCGCTACTACGGACCGCTTGCATTTGAGCTTTCTTATCCGAATTTGCTTGATAAAATTTCTAAAAAAACGGGCAGTGGCATTTGGATACATGGTTTTCCGATGGATGGTAGGCGCGATAATGAAGTTAGAACCAGAGGCTGCGTAGCGATGGATAACGATAGGCTTTTGAAATTTGGCAAGGTTATAGAAGATAACGGTTTGGTGCTTATAGACGAGATGCATGACACGCTTGCAAATGACGATGATATCGCTTTTGTGATGGCTTTTGTGTTTAAGTGGAAAAGTGCTTGGAGAAAAAACGACATAGATAAGTATCTGAAATTTTATTCTAAGGATTTTGTGCGGTTTGATGGGATGAACTTTGGCGAATTTGTCAAATTTAAAAAGAGAATTTTTGCCAAAAACGAGCAAAAAGAGATAAAATTCTCAAATTTTGCAGTCACCCCATATCCAAATGAGCAAAATTTAAAAATTTATAGAGTCGTTTTTCATGAGGATTACAGCGCTCCTTCGCATAAATTTAGCGGAAAAAAGGAGCTTTATGTAAGGCTTGAAAACGGCAAAGTAAAGATCATAACGGAGAGGTAA
- the cmeU gene encoding CmeU family protein, protein MQEKSEIVKSKIEAILKARGEFFAELDKQVPKIEGTDVFDFSKCENGDLKAIYAKFYAYDYGVRKLLPDVYEAYGVKFNV, encoded by the coding sequence ATGCAAGAAAAAAGTGAAATTGTAAAGTCTAAGATAGAAGCGATCTTAAAGGCTCGTGGCGAGTTTTTCGCCGAGCTTGATAAACAGGTGCCAAAGATAGAAGGCACTGACGTATTTGATTTTAGCAAGTGCGAAAATGGCGATTTAAAGGCGATTTATGCGAAATTTTACGCTTATGATTACGGTGTGCGCAAGCTTTTGCCAGATGTATATGAAGCTTACGGCGTGAAATTTAATGTCTGA
- a CDS encoding alanine racemase translates to MSEILLNRAAYLNNLSKICSKAGGKERVILVLKDNAYGHGAKFIAKEASKFGIKFTAVKDEREANELDGFFDQILILSHLPNGNESDRFIYGVNELSNLQAFKSGTKIHLAIDTLMHRNGIILDEIEVACRIAKQNSLKILGAYTHFRSADELNSDYFVQRENFKIAKEKILKYSGLNQDDLIFHSHNSAGLERFKELKNEYVRIGIAQYGYAQFDDSLNLERVMELWANRISRRELKKGQCVGYGAKFCADRNMVVATYDLGYADGLLRYDGEGELILPNGKKMLGKMSMDSFSCEDSGDKICVFEDAREFAKFFNTIEYDVLSKLSPNLKRRWV, encoded by the coding sequence ATGTCTGAAATTTTATTAAATCGCGCCGCATATCTAAATAACCTTTCTAAAATTTGCTCCAAAGCCGGCGGCAAAGAGCGCGTTATACTCGTTCTTAAAGACAATGCCTACGGACACGGTGCAAAATTTATAGCAAAAGAGGCTAGTAAATTTGGGATCAAATTTACAGCGGTTAAAGATGAACGCGAAGCTAATGAGTTAGATGGTTTTTTTGATCAAATTTTAATACTTTCTCATTTGCCAAATGGAAATGAGAGCGATAGATTTATTTATGGGGTTAATGAGCTTTCGAATTTGCAAGCGTTTAAAAGTGGCACTAAAATTCATTTGGCTATAGATACTTTGATGCACAGAAATGGCATAATACTTGATGAAATCGAGGTTGCTTGCAGGATAGCTAAGCAAAATTCGCTTAAGATTTTAGGCGCATATACGCATTTTCGTTCTGCAGATGAGCTAAATAGTGATTATTTTGTGCAAAGAGAGAATTTTAAAATTGCAAAAGAAAAAATTCTAAAATATAGCGGACTAAATCAAGATGATCTGATTTTTCATTCGCATAATTCTGCCGGTCTTGAGAGGTTTAAAGAGCTTAAAAACGAGTATGTGAGAATCGGAATAGCTCAATATGGGTATGCTCAGTTTGATGATAGTTTAAATCTTGAGAGAGTAATGGAGCTTTGGGCCAATAGAATTAGCAGAAGGGAGCTCAAAAAGGGTCAATGCGTAGGATATGGAGCTAAATTTTGCGCAGATCGGAATATGGTAGTGGCAACTTATGATTTAGGCTATGCGGACGGACTTTTAAGGTATGATGGAGAAGGAGAGCTAATCTTGCCAAATGGCAAAAAAATGCTTGGCAAGATGTCTATGGATAGCTTTAGCTGTGAAGACTCAGGAGATAAGATTTGTGTATTTGAGGATGCAAGAGAATTTGCCAAGTTTTTTAACACCATAGAGTATGATGTATTGTCCAAACTATCGCCAAATTTAAAAAGAAGATGGGTTTAG
- a CDS encoding response regulator, whose amino-acid sequence MDIEHIKTKTYPMTALYVEDDDEVRTQTAKILKLFFNSVVECNNSYDGLKEFKKHSPDIVFTDINMSGINGLEMLDTIKNINPATKSIIFSAYDDTAYFTKAIEIGVDGYILKPFLISDLLNVLEKIINSDDMKQKNLICLDNGFVWDSEGLNLLKDNRSIRLTKNEIELLKMLLSCKERVAASEDIENRLFNDDICDNKRIRNIISRFNKKVDYQLIENIYSQGYKIRCQY is encoded by the coding sequence ATGGATATAGAACATATTAAAACTAAAACCTACCCTATGACAGCCTTGTATGTAGAGGATGACGATGAAGTAAGAACTCAGACTGCTAAAATTTTAAAACTATTTTTTAATAGTGTAGTAGAGTGTAATAATAGCTATGATGGTCTAAAAGAGTTTAAAAAGCATAGTCCTGATATAGTTTTTACCGATATAAATATGTCTGGTATAAACGGTCTTGAGATGCTTGATACTATTAAAAATATCAATCCTGCTACAAAAAGCATCATATTTTCAGCGTATGACGATACTGCATATTTTACTAAGGCCATCGAAATAGGTGTGGATGGGTATATTTTAAAGCCTTTTTTGATATCAGATCTGCTTAATGTTTTAGAAAAGATAATTAATTCCGATGATATGAAGCAAAAAAATTTAATTTGCTTAGACAACGGATTTGTATGGGATAGTGAGGGATTAAATTTGTTAAAAGATAATAGATCGATTAGACTTACCAAAAATGAAATTGAACTTCTTAAAATGCTTTTAAGCTGTAAAGAAAGAGTTGCAGCAAGCGAGGATATAGAAAATAGACTATTTAATGATGATATTTGCGATAATAAGCGTATAAGAAATATCATATCTCGCTTTAATAAAAAAGTGGATTATCAACTGATAGAGAATATATACTCTCAAGGATATAAGATAAGATGCCAATACTAG